A window of Terriglobales bacterium genomic DNA:
GCGACGACGCTCTTAGCTATGCCCGGTATACCTTCGATTGGGAGAAGCAGTTCGCTCTTTCTCTTGATCCGGAGACAGCGCGCTCCATGCATGATGAAACCCTGCCCGGCGATGACTACTACAAGGCTGCCTTCTGTTCCATGTGCGGCCCCAAGTTCTGCTCCATGAACTATTCCTCCAAGGTGGACGAATACAACCGGCAGGTGCATGGAGTTGAGAAGAAGGATTACTCGGAGCTGGTCAATCAGCTGGTCAGCCTGAAGCGCTAACCGGCAACTATCGTTGTTATCCTGAGCGCAGCGCCCGCTTGGTTTTTCTGACCCACGCATTTTGCGGGTCGCGGGCGCGGAGTCGACGGATCTTGCGGTCAGAGCCTGTGCGCTGCAACTCCGTGAGCTCTATCAGGACTACGCAGCCTGCGACAATTCCTGCGGCCTGCGCTCTGGCCCCTGGTATCCCGCAAGCTTTCGAAGGATGTACTTGCCCTTGCCAGTCAGGAATAAGGCGATCTCACGGGCGATTTCACGAATCAGCAATTGATCGCCCACTGACAGAGTGTGATCTTCTTCAGCCAGCACCTTGATCGCACCCAGCACGCTCTGTCCCACCGATACTGGCACAATCACGCGCTCCCCGCCTTCTGGTAAACCGCTGGCCGCACCCGTCGAACCCAGCACTGCCTGCAATTCAGCATCACAGTCATCGCCCTTAGTGATGCAATCGGCCGCCATCTCCCCCACCCCACGGAAGGCGATGGCAATCGAGTTCCCTGCTGCCTGCAAGTAGAGCACCACCGACCGATAATGCCTGCCTTCATAGAGCAGATCCATCACGGGCTGCAGACGTGGTTGGCGCTGCCGCACATTCTGCCGCAATACACTGCGTACTTCCGCCAATAGCTCTCTGGGATCGCGATATCGATGCAAGGGGCACTTCCCCACAGGTTGGATTCAGTAATGTCAGTCTAAGTCGGGGTTGACCGCCCGTCAACGAACAACCAGGTGAGATACTCTGCCGGAGCGGGCCTCGCCGCATTGCCCCGGGTCAATGACAGGAACCGTGATTACAAGCCTGTAGCCGGTGCGGAGGCGGCCCGCGGTGCTGTTGTCACCGTCGCTTTCGGGCCGAGTGTTATTGCCGGGGTTTCATTGAGCCAGCCGCGAATGGTCGGCATCGCCAGGCGCGCAGCCGTCTCGCCGGCAGCGATCAACTCAACGCAGCGATCAAAACTGTCGTAACTGAATCCACGCACGTCAGGATTCATCACCACATCCGCTTCCGATTTCCAGACGCTGCTCATGCGTTGCTGCGCGATCGAGAAGCACTGCCCGATGACGTCGAAAATGTGCCGCGGTCCATTAAGATTCATGCTATCGCCATTGAGGTGGACCGCAATCACCCGCCTTGCGCCCATCTCGCGCAGCGGCAAAGTAGGAACCGCATTGGATAGCATGCCATCAACGAGCAGCCGCCCTTTTATGTTTACTGGCAGAAACATTCCCGGATACGCGCAACTCGCGCGCACTGGATCGATCACATCGCCGGACGTGAATACGACAGCATCGCCGGTGACGAAGTCGGTGGCGGTTACCGCCAATGGGATCCGCAGCTCCTCGAAAGTCATCCACTTCAGCGTGCGCCGCAGGAAACCGGTCATGCGGTCGTTAGAAGCAAACCCGAAACGTGAAATTGTCCAGCGTGCAAAATGTTTGAAGCGCACTCGCAGTGCTATTGCCTCTAACTCGTCGGCCGATAAACCGCAGCACAAGCCTGCGCCAACTACAGCTCCGACGCTTGTGCCTGCGACAAAACTGATAGGAATATTTTCCTGCTGCAGGACGCGAATTACGCCGATATGGGCAAGGCCGCGCGCAAAGCCCCCGCCCAAAGCCAGACCAATTTGCGGGTCAGAAGCAGAATTAATGACTCGAGGACGCGTCAGCTCATGAGTAAACGCGTCCAAAACCCGAACCAGCTTACCCAATACATTCACGGCCCTTGTCCCCACATCTTGCTGCCGCTACTTCTATCAATTTAGGATGCTGATTTCAAAGGGAATGTTTGTACCAGCCGTTACATGCGTACCCACTCGGTACCGGAGCCTCCACTGAATGGCGCGCGAAATCTCCGCCGGGGGAGTCCTGATAAAGCCTATGAAAGAGGGCTGGTCGATAGCTGCCATCGAACCAAAACGCGATGATTCCCAGGTTTCTGGCAAGAAAAGTACCTCCAAACCAGTATTCGCGCTGCCCAAAGGCCTGGTAGATGCCGGTGAAAAACCGGAGCAAACCGCCATACGCGAGGTACGCGAAGAAACAGGCATCACCGGCGAGATCGTCACCAAGCTCCGCGACATTAAGTATTTCTATGTACGTACGTGGGCCGGCGGCGAGCGCGTTTTCAAGATCGTCAGCTTCTACTTGCTGCTCTATCGCGCTGGCCGCATCGACGATCTCTCTGAAGAAATGAGAGTCGAAGTCCGCCGTGCCCTCTGGCTCCCCCTGGAGGAGGCCCCACAGAAACTCGCGTACAAAGGCGAACGCGAGGTAGCCCAACTGGCACTCGATTACCTGAATCTCCACCCGGACCTGCGAGCTTCGGCAAACGCCCCGGAGCATTAAACCGAAGAACCACCGCCATACATGACCTCCCAGCATTGTCAGCCCGGCCAAGCGATTGGCGGCGATTCAGTCGCGCGTGGGGACCTGCTTCTTTCAGCGCGAATTTGTGGGAAAATTTTTCTTCGCAACCAGCCCTTCACCTCACCCTTATCCGTGAGCGCTGTACTTGCCATCCCTCACTGTTCATGATATGCGCCAGCGTTACGTAAGTTCCCGATTTTTCAATCACTTACTTGACATCTGTTGCCCTGGTCCGATACCCTGAAAACAACTTAATAAGGCGCGCGTCGATGCCATCCTCACCCCACATCTTTCGGCGCGCGCCGTTCGTGTTTTTGGGTCGCTTTCGCCATCGCCCTGATCAAGGCTCACGTCCCTTTGTAATCTCGAGGGTGCAACCCAATGCCTTCCCATTCCTGTACACTGACCGGTCCGCCTCACTCGCAGGTTGACGAACTCCTCATGCTTTAGTTCCACTAATCTCATGATCAAGCGCATTGATAAGGTCGCAATTCTGGGCGCCGGCACCATGGGCGCACGTATCGCCGCTCACCTCGCCAACGCCGGCGTGCCCTCTTATCTTCTCGATATGGTCCTGCCCGATTCCGATGGCGAGGCGCGCAACAAAATTGCCGCCGCCGGACTCGAGGCGGTCAAGAAATCCAAACCCGCTGCTTTGTTCGAGCCCGGGCTAGCTCGCCTCATCACCATTGGCAACTTTGAGGACAACCTCAAGTGGCTGGCGGAGTGCGACTGGATCGTCGAGGCGGTGATCGAGAACCTGGAGGCCAAGCGCGAACTCCTGCGCCAGGTGGAAAAATTCCGCAAGCCGGGCACCATTATCACTACCAACACCAGCGGACTTCCCGTAGGCAAAATCGCGGAAGGATTCTCCGACGACTTCCGCCGTCACTGGTTCGGCACACATTTCTTCAATCCACCCCGCTACATGCGGCTGCTGGAGCTGATCCCCACTCCGGAAACCGATCCGCGTGCTCTCGAAGCCATCGCTCAGTTCGGCGATGTGCGGCTGGGCAAAGGAATCGTGCACGCCAAGGACACTCCCAACTTCGTCGGCAATCGTATCGGCACGTTTTCCGTGCTGAATGTGATGCGCGTTATGCAGGAGATGGATCTCACGATCGAAGAAGTGGACGCTCTGACCGGACAGGCTGTAGGTTGGCCCAAGTCAGCTACCTTCCGCACCATCGATCTGGTGGGCCTGGACGTCCTCGGTCATGTGGTCAGCAACATGAGCGCCAACGTCAAGGATGAGCGCGGCGATCTCAAATTGCCCGATTTCTTCCATCAGATGCTGGAGCGCAAACTGCTCGGCGATAAGACCAAGGGCGGCTTCTATCGAAAGCAAAAATCGGCGCAGGGAGAGGAACGCTTCGGCATTGACTGGAAAACGCTGGACTACCGCCCCCGCAAAAAGGCCAGCTTCCCCTCGCTCGAACTTGCCAAAAACATTGAAGATCCCAGGGAGCGTCTACGCACGCTGATCGGCGTGGAAAGCGGCGGTCCCGCAAAAAACGATAAGGCCGGTCAGTTCCTGTGGACCACGCTCTCCGACTTGTGGACCTACTCTGCTAACCGTATCCCCGAGATCAGCGACTCCATCGTCGAGATCGATCGCGCCATGCGACTCGGCTTTAACTGGGAGATGGGACCATTTGAGCTTTGGGACGCAGCCGGCGTGGAACGCACCGTGGAGATGATGAAGAAGCAGGGCAAGCCCGTGGCTGCCAATGTTGAGAAGTTGCTGGGCTCGGGCGCCAAGTCCTGGTACCAGGATGCGCCCAAAGCCGCCTCCGGTCGGGCTCACTTCGATCTCTGCACCTTGAGCTTTAAGCCAGTCCACGTGCCCGAGGGCGTATGGTCGGTTGAAGTCGCCAAGAAAAATGTCGGTGGCGTGGTCAAGAAAAATGCCGGCGCGTCTCTAATCGACCTGGGTGATGGCGTGGGCTGTATCGAATTCCACTCCAAGATGAACGCCATCGGCGGCGACATCCTTCAGCTCATTACTCAAACCCTCAAGCCCGGCGGCCCCGGCGAAATCTTCGACGCCTTCGTCATTACCAATGACGCCGGAAACTTCTCCGTGGGCGCCAACATCATGCTCCTGCTGATGGCCATTCAGGAGCAGGAATGGGACGAGATTGACTTCATGGTCCGCGGCTTCCAGGGCATGACCCAGGCCATTAAGTTTTCCGCAAAACCCACCGTAGTCGCGCCTTTTGGCATGACCCTGGGCGGCGGCTGCGAAGTCGCCCTGCATGCGCCTATGCGGCAGCCGCACGCCGAGCTCTATATGGGGCTGGTTGAAGTAGGCGTCGGCCTGCTACCGGGTGGCGGCGGCTGCAAGGAGATGACACTGCGAGCCGTCGATAGCGCGGCGGCCATCCGTCCCGACGGTCGGGGCGAATCCGTCGAGCTGATGGAAGCCATGAAAAAAGCCTTCGAGACCGTTGCCATGGCTAAGGTTTCCACCTCCGCCAGCGAGGCGCGGCACCTGGGATTCTTGTCCAGCGGCGACCCGATAGTCATGAACCGGGAACGCCTGCTGGCCGATGCCAAGTCGCTAGCTTTCGAGATGGTGCGCCTCGGCTATAAGCCTCCGGTGCCCCGTGCTGACATCCCAGCTCCTGGCGAAAGCATCTTGGCGACCTTGAAGCTCGGCGTCCATCTAATGAAACAGGGCGAGTACATCACCGACCACGAAGTCAAGATCGGCAATAAAGTGGCTGAAGTCCTCTGCGGCGGGGCGGTATCGGCGGGCACGCCAGTCAGCGAGCAATACCTGCTCGATCTGGAGCGCGAGGCCTTCAAATCATTGTGCGGCGAGAAGAAAACGCAGGAACGGATTGCCCACACCCTGAAAACGGGCAAGCCGCTGAGGAATTGAGGATCGATGCACCACAGAGGACGCGGAGGAACATAGGATGAGAACGACTCTGCCCAGCAATAGGTTGAAGGCATGTGATTCGCCCAAGAGTCTTGAGGCATGGTACCGAGAAATGCCGCAAGATACGGCACGGGAAAACGAAGCCGAAGAGTGGTGCGAGGGCCTTCTGAATGAGGTATGCGATTAAACTTCAACAAAGGCGGGTGGAGTGCTGCTCTGAGAGAGGATCATTATGCGGGAAGTCGTAATTGCAAGTTCAGTTCGTACGCCGGTCGGCAAAGCCTATAAAGGCACGCTACGCG
This region includes:
- a CDS encoding NUDIX domain-containing protein, which produces MAREISAGGVLIKPMKEGWSIAAIEPKRDDSQVSGKKSTSKPVFALPKGLVDAGEKPEQTAIREVREETGITGEIVTKLRDIKYFYVRTWAGGERVFKIVSFYLLLYRAGRIDDLSEEMRVEVRRALWLPLEEAPQKLAYKGEREVAQLALDYLNLHPDLRASANAPEH
- a CDS encoding 3-hydroxyacyl-CoA dehydrogenase NAD-binding domain-containing protein produces the protein MIKRIDKVAILGAGTMGARIAAHLANAGVPSYLLDMVLPDSDGEARNKIAAAGLEAVKKSKPAALFEPGLARLITIGNFEDNLKWLAECDWIVEAVIENLEAKRELLRQVEKFRKPGTIITTNTSGLPVGKIAEGFSDDFRRHWFGTHFFNPPRYMRLLELIPTPETDPRALEAIAQFGDVRLGKGIVHAKDTPNFVGNRIGTFSVLNVMRVMQEMDLTIEEVDALTGQAVGWPKSATFRTIDLVGLDVLGHVVSNMSANVKDERGDLKLPDFFHQMLERKLLGDKTKGGFYRKQKSAQGEERFGIDWKTLDYRPRKKASFPSLELAKNIEDPRERLRTLIGVESGGPAKNDKAGQFLWTTLSDLWTYSANRIPEISDSIVEIDRAMRLGFNWEMGPFELWDAAGVERTVEMMKKQGKPVAANVEKLLGSGAKSWYQDAPKAASGRAHFDLCTLSFKPVHVPEGVWSVEVAKKNVGGVVKKNAGASLIDLGDGVGCIEFHSKMNAIGGDILQLITQTLKPGGPGEIFDAFVITNDAGNFSVGANIMLLLMAIQEQEWDEIDFMVRGFQGMTQAIKFSAKPTVVAPFGMTLGGGCEVALHAPMRQPHAELYMGLVEVGVGLLPGGGGCKEMTLRAVDSAAAIRPDGRGESVELMEAMKKAFETVAMAKVSTSASEARHLGFLSSGDPIVMNRERLLADAKSLAFEMVRLGYKPPVPRADIPAPGESILATLKLGVHLMKQGEYITDHEVKIGNKVAEVLCGGAVSAGTPVSEQYLLDLEREAFKSLCGEKKTQERIAHTLKTGKPLRN
- a CDS encoding patatin-like phospholipase family protein is translated as MNVLGKLVRVLDAFTHELTRPRVINSASDPQIGLALGGGFARGLAHIGVIRVLQQENIPISFVAGTSVGAVVGAGLCCGLSADELEAIALRVRFKHFARWTISRFGFASNDRMTGFLRRTLKWMTFEELRIPLAVTATDFVTGDAVVFTSGDVIDPVRASCAYPGMFLPVNIKGRLLVDGMLSNAVPTLPLREMGARRVIAVHLNGDSMNLNGPRHIFDVIGQCFSIAQQRMSSVWKSEADVVMNPDVRGFSYDSFDRCVELIAAGETAARLAMPTIRGWLNETPAITLGPKATVTTAPRAASAPATGL